In Periplaneta americana isolate PAMFEO1 chromosome 3, P.americana_PAMFEO1_priV1, whole genome shotgun sequence, the following are encoded in one genomic region:
- the LOC138697004 gene encoding PSME3-interacting protein isoform X1 codes for MGHFCFYHLATLLVCYNVDKETGTMSSGFISEAELAEQRRIRQEEWEKVRKPGQPEECPEEEYDHRSLFERLEEQKHKRELEYEEAHKLKNMIKGLDDDEVEFLDLVDRSKLEEERRKSAEEAREIKDFRNAVATLQERSLEQRIHTEIRARPPAQTSISSGRSSQVRLLAGAVVRKRPSETPAQASGDKKPRSAEEDGEADTKNSEEDASKKRKDRDEEVQNGDSGAMGLRCIGILPGLGLYPDSSDSEQSSDTDQELASSGYDLLGRKITRQAKSKSTTSSSR; via the exons ATGGGGCACTTTTGTTTCTACCATTTGGCAACACTTTTAGTCTGCTATAACGTTGATAAAGAG acTGGCACAATGAGTTCTGGTTTCATCTCGGAAGCGGAGTTAGCAGAACAGCGACGAATTCGACAAGAGGAATGGGAGAAGGTCCGTAAGCCGGGCCAACCAGAAG AGTGCCCAGAAGAAGAATATGACCACCGTTCGTTGTTTGAGAGGCTTGAGGAACAGAAGCACAAACGAGAACTGGAATATGAAGAGGCCCATAAACTCA AAAACATGATAAAGGGTCTGGACGATGACGAAGTGGAGTTCCTGGATCTTGTGGACCGAAGCAAGTTGGAGGAGGAGAGGCGTAAGTCAGCAGAAGAGGCGCGCGAAATAAAGGACTTCCGGAATGCAGTCGCAACGCTACAGGAACGTTCCCTGGAACAGAGAATCCACACGGAGATACGGGCTCGGCCTCCAGCTCAGACCAGCATCAGCAG CGGACGCAGCTCCCAGGTGCGACTGCTGGCAGGTGCCGTTGTGAGGAAGCGGCCGTCTGAGACTCCTGCGCAGGCCTCTGGTGACAAGAAGCCTCGCTCTGCTGAGGAGG ATGGCGAAGCAGATACAAAGAATTCTGAGGAGGATGCATCGAAAAAAAGGAAAGACCGTGATGAGGAAGTGCAGAATGGGGACTCGGGTGCGATGGGACTGCGTTGCATTGGCATACTGCCTGGTCTGGGTTTGTATCCCGACTCAAGCGACAGTGAGCAGAGTTCGGACACAGACCAGGAGCTGGCCTCGTCGGGATACGATCTTCTGGGCCGCAAGATCACACGGCAAGCCAAGTCCAAGTCCACCACGTCTTCGAGCAGGTAA
- the LOC138697004 gene encoding PSME3-interacting protein isoform X2 → MGHFCFYHLATLLVCYNVDKETGTMSSGFISEAELAEQRRIRQEEWEKVRKPGQPEENMIKGLDDDEVEFLDLVDRSKLEEERRKSAEEAREIKDFRNAVATLQERSLEQRIHTEIRARPPAQTSISSGRSSQVRLLAGAVVRKRPSETPAQASGDKKPRSAEEDGEADTKNSEEDASKKRKDRDEEVQNGDSGAMGLRCIGILPGLGLYPDSSDSEQSSDTDQELASSGYDLLGRKITRQAKSKSTTSSSR, encoded by the exons ATGGGGCACTTTTGTTTCTACCATTTGGCAACACTTTTAGTCTGCTATAACGTTGATAAAGAG acTGGCACAATGAGTTCTGGTTTCATCTCGGAAGCGGAGTTAGCAGAACAGCGACGAATTCGACAAGAGGAATGGGAGAAGGTCCGTAAGCCGGGCCAACCAGAAG AAAACATGATAAAGGGTCTGGACGATGACGAAGTGGAGTTCCTGGATCTTGTGGACCGAAGCAAGTTGGAGGAGGAGAGGCGTAAGTCAGCAGAAGAGGCGCGCGAAATAAAGGACTTCCGGAATGCAGTCGCAACGCTACAGGAACGTTCCCTGGAACAGAGAATCCACACGGAGATACGGGCTCGGCCTCCAGCTCAGACCAGCATCAGCAG CGGACGCAGCTCCCAGGTGCGACTGCTGGCAGGTGCCGTTGTGAGGAAGCGGCCGTCTGAGACTCCTGCGCAGGCCTCTGGTGACAAGAAGCCTCGCTCTGCTGAGGAGG ATGGCGAAGCAGATACAAAGAATTCTGAGGAGGATGCATCGAAAAAAAGGAAAGACCGTGATGAGGAAGTGCAGAATGGGGACTCGGGTGCGATGGGACTGCGTTGCATTGGCATACTGCCTGGTCTGGGTTTGTATCCCGACTCAAGCGACAGTGAGCAGAGTTCGGACACAGACCAGGAGCTGGCCTCGTCGGGATACGATCTTCTGGGCCGCAAGATCACACGGCAAGCCAAGTCCAAGTCCACCACGTCTTCGAGCAGGTAA
- the CSN6 gene encoding COP9 signalosome complex subunit 6: protein MSSPRQNEMEVDDAAIPVNKSVMASSGTVGSVSVSLHPLVIMNISEHWTRLRAQEGTPQQVIGALIGKQKGRNIEIMNSFELLFSCIGGDTIIDRDYYNTKEEQFKQVFSDMDFLGWYTTGDHPDDSDIKIHKQICEINESPILLKLNPQARHSDLPVTMYESVIDLVGGQATMLFVELHYTLATEEAERIGVDHVARMSSNEAGESSLVAEHLTAQHSAIKMLHSRVKLVLQYVRAVQAGELPSNHEILREAYSLSHRLPVLQSPRFRADFYNQCNDVGLMTYLGTITKGCNDINQFVNKFNILYDRQGMGRRMRGLFF, encoded by the exons ATGAGCAGTCCACGACAAAACGAAATGGAAGTCGATGATGCAGCTATTCCAGTTAATAAAAGTGTTATGGCCTCATCTGGTACTGTTGGAAGTGTGTCTGTATCATTGCATCCTTTGGTTATAATGAACATTTCAGAACATTGGACTAGACTACGGGCTCAGGAAGGGACTCCTCAACAAG TCATTGGTGCTTTAATTGGCAAGCAAAAAGGACGCAATATCGAAATAATGAATTCGTTTGAGTTGTTATTCAGCTGTATCGGAGGGGATACCATCATTGACAGGGATTATTACAACACAAAAGAGGAGCAAT TTAAACAGGTGTTCAGCGACATGGACTTCCTGGGCTGGTACACGACTGGCGACCACCCCGATGACAGTGACATCAAGATCCACAAGCAGATCTGCGAGATCAACGAGAGCCCCATCCTGCTCAAGCTGAACCCACAGGCCAGACACAGTGAC CTGCCCGTCACAATGTATGAGTCGGTGATCGACCTGGTGGGCGGCCAGGCCACGATGCTCTTCGTGGAGCTGCACTACACGCTGGCGACGGAGGAGGCGGAGCGGATCGGAGTCGACCACGTGGCACGTATGTCCAGCAACGAGGCAGGCGAGAGTTCTCTAG TGGCAGAGCATCTGACGGCACAGCACTCGGCCATCAAGATGCTGCACAGCCGTGTGAAGCTGGTGCTGCAGTATGTGCGTGCCGTGCAAGCAGGGGAATTGCCTAGCAACCACGAGATCCTTCGAGAGGCTTACAGCCTCAGCCACAGATTGCCCGTGCTGCAGAGTCCACGCTTCCGAGCAGACTTCTACAAT cAATGCAATGACGTGGGCCTCATGACATACCTTGGAACCATCACCAAAGGTTGCAACGATATCAATCAGTTTGTAAATAAATTCAACATCTTATACGACAGACAAGGAATGGGGCGCCGTATGAGAGGACTCTTTTTTTGA